A single region of the Pristis pectinata isolate sPriPec2 chromosome 23, sPriPec2.1.pri, whole genome shotgun sequence genome encodes:
- the pole3 gene encoding DNA polymerase epsilon subunit 3, translated as MAERPEDLNLPNAVITRIIKEALPDGVNVSKEARSAISRAASVFVLYATSCANNFAMKSKRKTLSASDVLAAMEEMEFDRFIAPLKDALEAYKREQRGKKEASEQKKKDKKPENEEHDKSKEDENEEDTEEVKMVEDDEQKEVENEEEDVEN; from the exons ATGGCCGAGAGACCAGAAGACCTGAACCTGCCAAATGCAGTCATTACCAGGATTATAAAAGAGGCG CTCCCAGATGGAGTGAATGTATCAAAAGAAGCCCGCAGTGCAATATCCCGAGCAGCTAGTGTTTTTGTTCTTTACGCAACCTCCTG TGCAAATAATTTTGcaatgaagagcaagaggaaaacACTGAGTGCCTCTGATGTGCTTGCAGCGATGGAAGAGATGGAGTTTGATCGCTTCATTGCTCCACTGAAAGATGCATTGGAAG cttACAAGCGAGAgcagagaggaaagaaagaagcttCAGAACAGAAGAAGAAGGATAAGAAGCCTGAGAATGAGGAACATGACAAGAGTAAAGAAGATGAGAATGAGGAAGATACAGAAGAGGTAAAAATGGTGGAAGATGATGAGCAAAAAGAAGTTGAAAATGAGGAAGAGGATGTGGAAAACTGA